One stretch of Pontiella desulfatans DNA includes these proteins:
- the rph gene encoding ribonuclease PH codes for MKKEINLSGGIDLDAVVENSGKRIDGRAADELRRVRFTKDFITSAKGSVLVEMGNTRVICNASVDENVPGWMRYQNVPGGWVTAEYSMLPAATQDRTQREASKGKIGGRTMEIQRLIGRSLRAVVDLQKLGRRQIFLDCDVIQADGGTRTASITGAYVALKLAVAQLLKEGKIKEDPVVEGLAAISCGINKAVPILDLCYLEDSAAEVDANFVMTESGKIIEVQGTAEGAPFSKDELMQMMTLAEKGIGELIEMQKAVLG; via the coding sequence ATGAAAAAAGAAATCAATCTAAGTGGGGGCATCGATCTGGATGCCGTGGTGGAAAATTCGGGGAAACGTATTGATGGTCGCGCGGCCGATGAGCTGCGCCGGGTCAGGTTTACGAAGGATTTCATAACGTCGGCCAAGGGATCGGTTTTGGTCGAAATGGGCAATACGCGCGTCATCTGCAACGCCAGTGTGGATGAAAACGTTCCGGGTTGGATGCGCTACCAGAATGTGCCCGGCGGATGGGTGACGGCGGAATACAGCATGTTGCCGGCTGCCACGCAGGATCGTACGCAGCGCGAGGCTTCCAAGGGCAAGATTGGCGGGCGCACCATGGAAATCCAGCGTCTGATCGGGCGTTCCCTGCGCGCTGTGGTCGATCTCCAGAAACTCGGCCGCCGCCAGATTTTTCTCGATTGCGATGTCATTCAGGCCGATGGCGGCACCCGTACCGCTTCCATCACCGGGGCCTACGTTGCCCTCAAGCTCGCGGTTGCGCAACTGCTGAAAGAGGGGAAGATCAAGGAAGATCCGGTGGTTGAGGGCCTGGCCGCCATCAGTTGCGGCATTAATAAGGCAGTGCCGATTCTCGACCTTTGCTACCTCGAAGATTCCGCCGCCGAGGTGGATGCCAACTTCGTCATGACCGAGTCCGGGAAAATCATCGAGGTGCAGGGCACCGCCGAAGGTGCTCCTTTCAGCAAGGATGAGCTCATGCAAATGATGACCCTCGCTGAAAAGGGGATCGGCGAGCTCATCGAGATGCAAAAGGCGGTGCTTGGCTGA
- a CDS encoding DNA topoisomerase 3 — MKVVITEKPSVARDIAGVLKITEKKNGYIEGRGCAITWAFGHLVTLLDPGEYDPELRKWRLDSLPFIPDAFQLKLIENPGVAEQFATIKKLCQEAEEIVCATDAGREGELIFRYILALSACEDKPIKRLWLSSLTPDAIQEAFKDLKDGHDYDPLYAAAKCRSESDWIVGLNATRFFTVRHGRLASGDDRVLWSIGRVQTPVLAMIVQRDDEIMKFRPKPFWELTTRYRETVFKYTGDRFEKPEKAQELLDKITGQPFGITGVSGKQKKEQPPQLFDLTTLQREINKSHGLSAADTLAATQNLYESKLVTYPRTDSRYLSADMKPRIPGILEKLKSMRAEQIAPLNLAKLPFTKRIVDDKKVTDHHAIIPTGIIPGSIGPNEQMVYNAITTQFIAAFYPICLKKITTVGGESAEVKFQAKGTVVVEPGWTVLFPKKKKKKKPDDEGEDDDQTLPEFKKGESGNHEPSTREGKTKPPQAFTENSLLGAMEAAGKWVEDDSLREALKERGIGTPATRAAIIETLLRRNYIRREKKQIRATDMGRCLIALIQDPLLKSPEMTGEWEEQLKKIERGEGEASDFMDGIVGYTRGLIENGTSTKLDMDQLGSCPLCGKKVIRGKTAYGCSGWKEGCSFVLPMEYKGINLTRNQVQVLLQMRVLPYAIHIEDQLRLLLLSTQGDLMDIDLPSADRQKSAKDEGRPAKKR; from the coding sequence ATGAAAGTCGTCATCACAGAAAAACCATCGGTTGCGCGCGACATCGCTGGCGTCCTGAAGATCACCGAGAAGAAAAACGGCTACATCGAAGGGCGCGGCTGTGCAATCACCTGGGCGTTCGGCCATTTGGTCACCCTGCTCGACCCCGGCGAATACGATCCCGAGCTGCGCAAATGGCGGCTCGACTCCCTCCCCTTCATTCCGGACGCCTTCCAGCTCAAGCTGATCGAGAACCCCGGCGTGGCCGAACAGTTCGCCACCATCAAGAAGCTCTGCCAGGAGGCCGAGGAAATCGTATGCGCCACGGACGCCGGACGCGAGGGCGAGCTGATCTTCCGCTATATCCTCGCCCTGAGCGCGTGCGAGGACAAACCGATCAAGCGCCTTTGGCTGAGTTCGCTCACGCCCGACGCCATCCAGGAAGCCTTCAAGGACCTCAAGGACGGGCACGACTACGACCCGCTCTACGCCGCAGCCAAGTGCCGTTCCGAGTCGGACTGGATCGTCGGCCTCAACGCCACGCGCTTCTTTACCGTCCGGCACGGACGGCTCGCCTCCGGCGACGACCGCGTGCTCTGGAGCATCGGCCGCGTGCAGACCCCCGTTCTCGCCATGATTGTCCAGCGCGACGACGAAATCATGAAGTTCCGCCCCAAGCCCTTCTGGGAGCTGACCACCCGCTACCGCGAAACCGTTTTCAAATATACCGGCGACCGCTTCGAAAAACCCGAAAAGGCCCAGGAGCTGCTCGATAAAATCACCGGCCAGCCCTTCGGCATCACCGGCGTCAGCGGCAAACAGAAGAAGGAGCAACCCCCGCAACTGTTCGACCTCACCACGCTCCAGCGCGAGATCAACAAAAGCCACGGCCTCTCCGCCGCCGACACGCTGGCCGCCACGCAAAACCTCTACGAATCCAAACTCGTCACCTACCCGCGAACGGACTCGCGCTATCTCAGCGCCGACATGAAGCCGCGCATCCCCGGCATCCTCGAAAAACTCAAATCCATGCGCGCCGAACAGATCGCGCCATTGAACCTGGCCAAACTGCCCTTCACCAAACGCATCGTCGACGACAAGAAAGTGACCGACCACCACGCCATCATCCCCACCGGCATCATTCCCGGATCGATCGGCCCCAACGAACAGATGGTCTACAACGCCATCACCACCCAATTCATCGCCGCCTTCTATCCCATCTGCCTCAAGAAGATCACCACCGTCGGTGGCGAGAGTGCCGAGGTGAAGTTCCAGGCCAAGGGCACCGTCGTCGTCGAACCCGGCTGGACGGTGCTCTTCCCCAAAAAGAAGAAAAAGAAAAAGCCCGATGACGAGGGCGAAGACGACGACCAGACCCTGCCGGAATTCAAGAAGGGCGAAAGTGGAAACCACGAACCCTCCACCCGCGAAGGCAAGACAAAGCCCCCCCAGGCCTTCACCGAAAACTCCCTGCTCGGGGCCATGGAAGCCGCCGGGAAATGGGTTGAAGACGACTCCTTGCGCGAAGCCCTCAAGGAGCGCGGCATCGGGACGCCCGCCACCCGCGCCGCCATCATCGAGACCCTGCTGCGCCGCAACTATATCCGCCGCGAGAAAAAGCAGATCCGCGCCACCGACATGGGGCGCTGCCTGATTGCCCTCATCCAAGACCCGCTCCTGAAGTCGCCCGAAATGACCGGCGAATGGGAAGAGCAGCTCAAGAAGATCGAGCGCGGCGAAGGAGAGGCTTCCGACTTCATGGACGGCATCGTCGGCTATACGCGCGGGCTGATTGAAAACGGCACATCAACCAAACTGGACATGGATCAACTGGGCAGTTGCCCACTATGCGGGAAAAAAGTTATCCGAGGAAAGACCGCCTATGGTTGTTCCGGATGGAAAGAGGGATGCTCCTTTGTCCTGCCCATGGAATACAAAGGCATCAACCTTACCCGCAACCAAGTGCAGGTCCTTCTGCAAATGAGGGTTCTGCCCTACGCCATCCACATCGAAGACCAGCTGCGGCTTCTGCTCCTCAGCACCCAGGGCGACCTGATGGACATCGACCTCCCCTCCGCCGACCGCCAGAAGAGCGCCAAAGACGAAGGCCGCCCAGCGAAGAAGAGGTAG
- the rpoN gene encoding RNA polymerase factor sigma-54 — MAHPGLVLSQEMKMQQVLAPHLFQSLEILQMPLLDLQQMIKQELSENPTLEATEEMADAQIEIEQGTKDVDRDEFDNEFEKLAALGEEFDSFQDRGQISGGADAEEKYQYMMDSLSEASSLHDQLLDQLSLSGLNDYEKKIAEIVIGNIDDDGYLQLDVEDLLALPNFPAETLDKILDTIHDFDPAGVGARDLRECLLLQLKRKGRENSQEYQMIDLHLDLVGRHKYEDIARAMGLTVDRVKELAKAISKLDPKPGRNFSEERIEYVTPEIIVEKKDGEYVITQNKKPYPRLFISQKYLQMLKDPKTSKEVKTYIREKIAKSKQFIQSIDQRMDTIYRIAVEIVRIQRDYFDHGVSRLKPLNMKTVAELLEVHETTISRATAGKYMQTPRGLLSMKYFFKPGVMTSSGEAISNESVKAALGVIVREEDKKKPYSDAKLVKLLEEQGIQIARRTVAKYRDQLRILPSHLRKQH, encoded by the coding sequence ATGGCACACCCCGGACTAGTTTTAAGCCAGGAAATGAAGATGCAGCAGGTTCTTGCTCCGCATCTCTTCCAATCGTTGGAAATCCTGCAAATGCCGCTTCTCGATCTTCAACAGATGATCAAGCAGGAGCTATCTGAAAACCCGACCCTTGAGGCCACGGAGGAAATGGCCGATGCCCAGATCGAGATCGAACAGGGCACCAAGGATGTTGATCGAGACGAGTTCGATAACGAATTCGAAAAACTCGCCGCGCTCGGCGAAGAGTTCGACAGCTTCCAGGACCGGGGCCAGATTTCCGGCGGCGCAGACGCCGAGGAAAAATACCAGTACATGATGGATTCCTTGTCGGAGGCATCATCCCTGCACGACCAATTGCTCGACCAGCTCTCGCTTTCCGGGTTGAACGACTATGAAAAGAAGATTGCCGAGATCGTGATCGGCAACATCGATGACGATGGCTATCTCCAACTCGATGTCGAAGATCTTCTGGCATTGCCCAACTTCCCGGCGGAAACCCTCGATAAGATCCTGGATACGATCCACGACTTCGACCCGGCCGGTGTGGGAGCCCGCGATCTACGTGAATGCCTGTTGCTTCAGTTGAAGCGGAAGGGGCGCGAGAACTCGCAGGAATACCAGATGATCGACCTGCATCTCGACTTGGTCGGCCGCCACAAATACGAAGACATAGCCCGAGCCATGGGGCTGACCGTGGATCGGGTCAAGGAACTCGCAAAGGCGATCAGCAAGCTCGATCCCAAGCCCGGGCGGAACTTTTCCGAAGAGCGCATTGAATATGTAACGCCCGAGATCATCGTCGAGAAAAAGGATGGCGAATACGTCATCACCCAAAACAAGAAGCCTTATCCGCGGCTCTTCATCAGCCAGAAATATTTGCAGATGCTCAAGGATCCCAAGACCTCCAAGGAGGTTAAGACCTACATCCGCGAAAAGATTGCCAAGTCGAAGCAGTTCATTCAAAGCATCGACCAGCGGATGGATACCATCTACCGCATTGCGGTGGAAATCGTCCGTATCCAGCGCGACTATTTTGATCACGGAGTTTCCCGCCTGAAGCCGCTCAACATGAAAACGGTTGCCGAATTGCTGGAAGTCCACGAAACCACCATCAGCCGTGCCACGGCCGGAAAATACATGCAGACGCCGCGAGGCCTGCTGAGCATGAAATATTTCTTCAAGCCCGGCGTGATGACGTCCAGCGGGGAAGCCATCTCCAACGAAAGCGTCAAGGCGGCACTGGGCGTCATTGTGCGCGAAGAGGACAAGAAAAAGCCCTATTCCGATGCCAAGCTCGTCAAGTTGCTGGAGGAGCAAGGGATCCAGATTGCCCGACGCACGGTCGCCAAATACCGCGACCAGCTTCGCATCCTGCCGTCGCATTTGCGGAAGCAACATTAA
- a CDS encoding outer membrane protein assembly factor BamB family protein translates to MKQTVLILLATAMAALGGDWMQWRGPELNGTCSAKNLPASWSVESGENVAWTCDLPGTGQSTPVITGDRIFLTTSDDNQLHAVCIDRKSGRIAWKKKVGQGREMPRGGNAAHPSAVTDGKTVCFLYGQGTLVAFTLDGKQLWEKELEKEYGRLATKFGFSSSPLLHSGTLYLPLLYLAGKNDPTAKNGTTLLAIDLLTGKTLWEADRPTPATKESLDSYITPVLGKQGIILTGADLVTSHDPKNGKVQWEFDVAKGNRKTNWRIISSPVQADDLTVTAYPRGRTLVALKPGGGKRWDYEGYVPDVCTPAYGDGLLYVLDGVKRYLTCINAQNGREEWQEKIPSDKGFFASPLVADGKVYMLNLNGEVFVYAAGRKPKLLEQFMMGADNSAASIVAVDDALYIRLPNKLICARNTK, encoded by the coding sequence ATGAAACAGACTGTACTGATACTGCTCGCAACAGCAATGGCGGCACTCGGAGGCGACTGGATGCAGTGGCGCGGGCCGGAACTGAACGGGACATGCTCCGCCAAGAACCTGCCGGCATCGTGGTCGGTTGAAAGCGGTGAAAACGTGGCATGGACCTGCGACTTGCCGGGCACCGGGCAATCGACACCGGTCATCACCGGGGACCGGATCTTTTTAACCACGAGCGACGACAACCAGCTCCACGCCGTCTGCATCGACCGCAAGTCTGGCAGGATAGCCTGGAAAAAAAAGGTCGGCCAGGGACGCGAAATGCCGCGGGGCGGCAATGCGGCGCACCCCTCGGCCGTAACCGACGGCAAAACCGTCTGCTTTCTCTATGGGCAAGGGACGCTGGTTGCGTTCACGCTCGATGGCAAACAACTCTGGGAAAAGGAACTGGAAAAGGAATACGGCAGACTGGCCACCAAGTTCGGCTTCAGCTCGAGCCCCCTGCTGCACAGCGGCACGCTGTACCTTCCCCTGCTCTACCTTGCGGGAAAGAACGATCCTACTGCAAAAAACGGCACCACCTTGCTGGCCATTGATCTTCTAACCGGAAAGACCCTTTGGGAAGCCGACCGTCCCACCCCGGCCACGAAGGAATCGCTTGATTCCTACATCACGCCGGTCCTCGGCAAGCAAGGGATTATCCTGACCGGCGCCGATCTGGTGACCAGCCACGACCCCAAGAACGGCAAGGTGCAGTGGGAGTTCGATGTGGCAAAAGGCAACCGCAAGACCAATTGGCGCATCATTTCCAGCCCGGTGCAGGCCGACGACCTAACCGTGACGGCCTACCCTCGCGGCCGCACCTTGGTTGCGCTCAAACCCGGCGGCGGCAAGCGGTGGGACTACGAAGGCTATGTGCCGGACGTCTGCACCCCGGCCTATGGCGACGGTCTGCTCTATGTGCTCGATGGCGTGAAGCGCTACCTGACCTGCATCAACGCCCAGAACGGACGGGAAGAGTGGCAGGAAAAGATCCCGAGCGACAAAGGCTTTTTCGCCTCGCCACTGGTGGCGGACGGCAAGGTCTATATGCTCAACCTCAACGGCGAGGTATTCGTCTATGCCGCCGGCAGGAAGCCCAAGCTGCTTGAACAGTTCATGATGGGCGCGGATAATTCGGCGGCCTCCATCGTTGCAGTCGATGACGCGCTATACATCCGGTTGCCCAACAAACTAATTTGCGCGAGGAACACAAAATGA
- a CDS encoding flavodoxin family protein, with amino-acid sequence MKILVAYSSKTGNTRKLAEAIHLVLPDADLCPMASAPNPAQYDLIFMGCWIDKGTADLEAQAFMAKIHDKPVALFFSLGAYPDSAHAAECQETVSGLLASCSVVDRFMCQGAIDPELIEWMKALPKDHGYGPTDSRKKLWKDAETHPDKDDLKAVSNWATGVLAAV; translated from the coding sequence ATGAAAATTTTAGTCGCCTATTCAAGCAAGACCGGCAATACGAGAAAACTGGCCGAGGCCATTCACCTGGTCTTGCCGGATGCCGATTTGTGTCCCATGGCTTCCGCGCCCAATCCGGCCCAGTACGATCTCATCTTCATGGGATGCTGGATCGATAAGGGCACGGCAGACCTGGAAGCCCAGGCCTTCATGGCCAAGATCCATGACAAACCGGTGGCTTTGTTTTTCTCCCTCGGGGCCTATCCGGATTCCGCGCACGCCGCCGAATGCCAGGAGACGGTATCCGGACTGTTGGCGTCCTGCTCGGTTGTGGATCGTTTCATGTGCCAGGGCGCCATTGATCCCGAGTTGATCGAGTGGATGAAGGCGCTCCCGAAAGACCATGGCTACGGCCCCACCGACTCGCGCAAAAAGCTTTGGAAGGATGCCGAAACCCATCCGGACAAAGACGATCTCAAAGCCGTGTCCAATTGGGCCACCGGCGTCCTCGCCGCGGTTTAG
- a CDS encoding rhodanese-like domain-containing protein, which yields MKTVAKYGMALVVMVLLANLLFGGGVDKDADIPTLVKNGALVIDTRTPGEFGSGHIEGAINIPYDIVARAIDQRITDKSKSIIVYCHSGARSGAAKEALANAGYTNVVNAGSLNRMRKLMAPD from the coding sequence ATGAAAACCGTGGCAAAATATGGAATGGCGCTGGTGGTGATGGTGTTGCTTGCAAACCTTCTTTTTGGTGGCGGCGTGGACAAGGATGCCGACATCCCGACCTTGGTCAAGAACGGCGCACTGGTGATCGATACCCGCACCCCGGGCGAGTTCGGCTCGGGCCACATCGAAGGGGCCATCAACATTCCCTACGACATCGTTGCCCGCGCCATCGACCAGCGCATAACTGACAAGTCGAAGAGCATCATTGTCTATTGCCACAGCGGGGCGCGCTCGGGCGCGGCGAAGGAAGCTCTGGCAAACGCGGGCTACACCAACGTGGTGAACGCCGGCAGCCTCAACCGCATGCGCAAGCTGATGGCGCCCGACTAA
- a CDS encoding DUF6557 family protein: MTLYDLFHRIDWAALSNRLAKLYPDQANQLPEYEAAFNSLRLVAPEETRMRIIVQQTFREGLDDEPFVEVSGKDGTLNKEQDDFQYMNQASEGTFANRETSYALSLSPWNEWLGMEIDAATAEHYSDEDILAHCLWEMTWHGFEEESIQEQKKELDRRVAEIAAMTDEEKKEKLIPWEDVKQRLKDKFNRDDQDES; this comes from the coding sequence ATGACGTTGTACGACCTTTTCCATCGAATCGATTGGGCGGCACTCTCCAACCGACTCGCCAAACTGTACCCGGATCAAGCCAACCAATTGCCGGAATACGAGGCGGCATTCAATTCGCTACGCCTCGTTGCACCGGAGGAAACCCGCATGCGGATTATCGTGCAACAGACCTTCCGCGAAGGGCTGGACGATGAGCCCTTTGTTGAAGTGAGCGGGAAAGATGGAACCCTTAACAAGGAACAGGACGACTTCCAGTACATGAATCAAGCGTCAGAAGGCACCTTTGCCAACCGCGAGACCTCCTATGCCCTTTCACTCAGTCCATGGAACGAATGGTTGGGAATGGAAATCGACGCAGCAACAGCAGAACACTATTCCGACGAAGACATCCTGGCCCACTGCCTATGGGAAATGACCTGGCACGGTTTCGAGGAGGAATCCATACAGGAACAAAAGAAAGAACTGGATCGAAGAGTTGCCGAAATCGCCGCAATGACGGATGAGGAGAAAAAGGAAAAACTGATCCCGTGGGAAGACGTGAAGCAAAGGCTGAAAGACAAGTTCAACCGCGATGATCAGGACGAAAGCTAG
- the yidC gene encoding membrane protein insertase YidC encodes MNKKDLVPVILLALLIPVWMFIDRTFIAPKYPAKTPVPAEQVVEATPVTTNAAASADVVRPEAAPVVAEVEEPATEEIIETLENGKVTLELSSWGGGIKSATLQDYPELNEKDSAPVEIGFDKAALAYEGLAGIGANEALAIRKAGDGRSVTFSKTLDSGLVYQRTVSFTNDYVLTISDRFTNPGANAATLDDARILTGRMENPADMKAMKGVSILGVDSFTPAGGVNYWGKKLHKLHDKNGPVSIDLVPEEMSGVEVDWVSTKNKFFVQILRPEEPVATMAILSSRDPSQKGVVPEDIASALVFKQQVIGAGESVANNYTYFIGPKNYSVLKDSGYSMEKVMEFETTGAFSFMNWLMEPARRFLLWTLNKFFAVIPNYGVAIILLTLLIRILFWPLTHKSTESMKRMQEIQPEIKALQAKYKKDPQRMQQETMKLYKEKKVNPMGGCIPMFVQIPVFIALFTVLRNAIELRYAGFLWIADLSQPENLFAGSIPFVGSLNILPLLMSVSMIWQQKLSSPGTAATPEQQQQQKMMMFMMPIMMLFFFYSMPSGLVLYWTTSNLLMIAQTGFRNLRKKTVKA; translated from the coding sequence ATGAATAAAAAAGATTTAGTACCCGTTATCCTGTTGGCCCTGTTGATCCCGGTTTGGATGTTCATCGACCGCACCTTCATTGCGCCGAAATATCCTGCCAAGACCCCGGTTCCAGCCGAGCAGGTGGTTGAGGCGACCCCGGTGACCACCAACGCCGCCGCATCGGCAGACGTGGTACGGCCGGAAGCTGCTCCCGTTGTGGCCGAAGTCGAAGAACCTGCCACCGAAGAAATCATCGAGACCCTGGAAAACGGGAAAGTCACACTGGAGCTCAGCTCCTGGGGCGGCGGCATCAAATCGGCCACCCTTCAGGATTATCCCGAGCTGAACGAGAAGGATAGTGCCCCGGTTGAAATCGGATTCGACAAAGCCGCTCTGGCCTATGAAGGATTGGCTGGCATCGGCGCCAACGAAGCCCTCGCCATCCGGAAGGCAGGGGACGGCCGGTCGGTTACCTTTTCAAAAACCCTGGATTCCGGCCTGGTCTACCAGCGCACGGTCTCCTTCACCAACGACTATGTTCTGACCATCAGCGACCGCTTCACGAACCCCGGGGCCAATGCCGCCACGCTCGACGACGCCCGCATCCTGACCGGGCGCATGGAAAACCCGGCCGACATGAAAGCCATGAAAGGCGTCAGCATTCTCGGTGTCGATTCCTTCACCCCGGCCGGCGGTGTCAACTATTGGGGCAAGAAGCTCCATAAGCTGCACGACAAGAACGGCCCCGTTTCGATCGATCTCGTCCCCGAGGAAATGAGCGGGGTCGAAGTCGATTGGGTTTCCACCAAAAACAAGTTTTTTGTCCAGATCCTGCGCCCCGAAGAGCCGGTGGCAACGATGGCGATCCTTTCCTCCCGCGATCCATCCCAAAAGGGGGTAGTTCCGGAGGACATCGCCTCTGCCCTGGTATTCAAGCAACAGGTCATTGGCGCGGGGGAAAGCGTTGCCAACAACTACACCTATTTCATCGGCCCCAAGAACTATTCCGTCCTGAAGGATTCCGGCTACAGCATGGAAAAGGTGATGGAGTTCGAGACCACCGGCGCCTTTTCCTTCATGAACTGGCTGATGGAACCGGCGCGCCGCTTCCTGCTCTGGACGCTGAACAAATTCTTTGCCGTTATCCCGAACTATGGCGTGGCCATCATCTTGCTAACCCTGCTGATCCGCATCCTCTTCTGGCCGCTGACGCACAAGAGCACCGAAAGCATGAAGCGCATGCAGGAGATCCAGCCCGAAATCAAGGCGCTGCAGGCGAAATACAAGAAAGACCCGCAGCGTATGCAGCAGGAGACCATGAAGCTCTACAAGGAGAAGAAGGTCAACCCCATGGGCGGGTGCATTCCCATGTTCGTCCAGATTCCGGTCTTCATTGCACTGTTCACCGTTTTGCGCAACGCCATCGAGCTGCGCTATGCCGGCTTCCTCTGGATCGCCGACCTCAGCCAGCCGGAAAACCTGTTTGCCGGAAGCATCCCATTCGTCGGATCACTCAACATCCTGCCCTTGCTGATGTCCGTCTCGATGATCTGGCAACAAAAGCTCTCCTCTCCAGGCACCGCCGCAACGCCGGAACAGCAGCAGCAACAGAAGATGATGATGTTCATGATGCCGATCATGATGCTGTTCTTCTTCTACAGCATGCCGTCGGGCCTCGTGCTCTACTGGACGACCAGCAACCTGCTCATGATTGCCCAGACCGGCTTCCGCAACCTGCGGAAGAAGACCGTGAAGGCGTAG
- a CDS encoding IS1634 family transposase, with product MYLRCHKRLKDGKEHRYWSVVESVRTRRGVHQRQLLYLGELNDSQQAQWCSALDVLDESHDCVKQMSLFPDDRMPPPEVANPVQIRLSQMTLRHPRQWGGCWLAMELWNQLELDSFWGPRLPDSRKGTGWINVLKTLVAYRLLDPGSEWRLHRDWFRNSAMADLLGEDDSVAAKDTLYRCLDKLCEHKAGLFSSLKQRWADLFGASYDVLLYDLTSTYFECDPPEDADGLKRFGYSRDKRSDCVQVVIALIVTPEGFPVAYEVMPGNTSDKTTLPDFLRKIEKQYGRMNRLWIMDRGIPTEDALEQMRAEGASYLVGTPRGRLTKLEDQLFAEPWKKVQEQIEVKLARAGEDLYVLTRSGGRRDKEQSMRRRKLKKLWNRLHQIRGMKNLKRDALLLKLGAARQDAGKAWGLIDIQLPEPRQPVTSDTFAFRLNRQKLRKARRGEGTYLLRTNLTAGNPEELWKQYIVLTEVEQAFKELKHDLNIRPVYHQKDVRIESHIFVSFLSYCLQVTLKQRAKVKAPGLTPRAILEKFKAMQMIDVHLPTTDGRNLILPRYTQPEKDLQLLLHQLNLTLPDQPPPRLEELKKKCSADL from the coding sequence ATGTACTTGAGATGCCACAAGCGGTTGAAGGACGGTAAGGAACATCGCTACTGGAGTGTGGTGGAAAGTGTCCGCACGCGCCGGGGCGTACATCAACGTCAGTTGCTCTATCTGGGCGAACTCAATGACAGCCAGCAGGCGCAGTGGTGTTCGGCCCTGGATGTGCTGGACGAGTCGCATGACTGCGTCAAGCAGATGAGCCTGTTCCCCGACGACCGGATGCCCCCGCCGGAGGTGGCCAACCCCGTCCAGATCCGGCTCAGTCAAATGACCCTGCGCCATCCCCGCCAGTGGGGCGGCTGCTGGCTGGCCATGGAACTCTGGAACCAGCTGGAACTCGATTCGTTCTGGGGACCGCGCCTGCCGGACAGTCGCAAAGGTACCGGATGGATCAACGTGCTTAAAACCCTTGTCGCCTACCGCCTGCTCGATCCGGGCAGCGAATGGCGGCTGCACCGCGACTGGTTCCGAAACAGCGCCATGGCCGACCTGCTCGGCGAGGACGATTCGGTGGCTGCCAAGGACACGCTCTACCGCTGCCTCGACAAGCTCTGCGAACATAAGGCCGGCCTGTTCTCCTCCCTGAAGCAACGGTGGGCGGATCTCTTCGGCGCCTCGTACGACGTGTTGCTCTACGACCTCACCAGCACCTACTTCGAATGCGACCCGCCGGAGGATGCCGACGGGCTCAAGCGCTTCGGCTACAGCCGCGACAAACGATCTGACTGTGTACAGGTCGTCATCGCGCTGATCGTCACCCCCGAAGGCTTCCCGGTCGCTTACGAAGTCATGCCCGGCAACACCTCCGACAAAACCACGCTGCCGGACTTCCTCCGCAAAATCGAAAAGCAGTACGGCAGGATGAACCGGCTGTGGATCATGGACCGCGGCATCCCCACCGAAGACGCCCTCGAACAGATGCGCGCTGAAGGCGCGAGCTACCTCGTCGGCACCCCGCGCGGACGGCTCACCAAACTTGAGGACCAGCTCTTCGCCGAGCCGTGGAAAAAAGTGCAGGAACAAATCGAAGTCAAGCTCGCCCGCGCCGGCGAAGACCTCTACGTGCTCACCCGCAGCGGCGGACGGCGCGATAAGGAGCAATCCATGCGGCGGCGCAAACTCAAGAAGCTCTGGAACCGGCTGCACCAGATCCGGGGCATGAAAAACCTCAAACGCGACGCGCTGCTGCTCAAGCTCGGTGCCGCCAGGCAGGACGCCGGAAAAGCATGGGGACTAATCGATATCCAGCTCCCCGAACCCCGACAACCCGTCACTTCCGACACCTTCGCCTTCCGCCTCAACCGGCAGAAACTACGAAAGGCCCGGCGCGGCGAGGGAACCTACCTGCTACGCACCAACCTCACCGCCGGCAACCCCGAAGAGCTGTGGAAACAATACATCGTGCTCACCGAAGTCGAGCAGGCCTTCAAGGAACTCAAACACGACCTCAACATCCGGCCCGTCTACCACCAGAAAGACGTCCGCATCGAATCGCATATCTTCGTCAGCTTCCTCTCCTACTGCCTGCAGGTCACGCTCAAGCAGCGGGCCAAGGTAAAGGCCCCCGGGCTCACGCCCCGCGCCATCCTCGAAAAGTTCAAAGCCATGCAGATGATCGACGTGCACCTGCCCACCACCGACGGCCGCAACCTGATCCTGCCGCGCTACACCCAGCCCGAAAAGGATCTCCAGCTTCTCCTGCACCAGCTCAACCTGACGCTACCGGACCAGCCGCCCCCTCGGCTTGAAGAGCTGAAAAAGAAATGTAGTGCAGACCTATGA